The following coding sequences are from one Streptomyces sp. NBC_01232 window:
- a CDS encoding SigE family RNA polymerase sigma factor: MGPVQEIHGNAAIEFHAFFERHHAELARLACMLIGEPDGADDLAADALVAVWHRWDRVRRADHPLAYARGIVANMARTRIRAAVRERRRIVLFWSNRSEEADAPDVAAALDVRTALARLPFRKRACVVLRHALDLSEKDTALALGISVGTVKSQTSKGMAELQKLLGPRAVGELAGGRRR; encoded by the coding sequence ATGGGCCCCGTCCAGGAGATCCACGGGAACGCGGCCATCGAGTTCCACGCCTTCTTCGAACGGCACCACGCCGAACTCGCGCGCCTGGCCTGCATGCTCATCGGAGAGCCGGACGGCGCCGACGACCTGGCCGCGGACGCCCTCGTTGCCGTGTGGCACCGCTGGGACCGGGTCCGCCGGGCGGACCACCCCCTCGCCTACGCCCGCGGGATCGTCGCCAACATGGCCCGAACGCGGATCCGGGCGGCGGTGCGCGAGCGCAGGCGCATCGTCCTCTTCTGGTCGAACCGCTCCGAGGAGGCCGACGCACCGGACGTCGCCGCAGCCCTCGACGTACGAACCGCCCTGGCCCGGCTGCCGTTTCGAAAACGGGCCTGTGTGGTCCTGCGCCACGCACTGGACCTGTCCGAGAAGGACACGGCGCTGGCCCTCGGCATTTCGGTCGGTACGGTGAAGAGCCAGACCTCCAAGGGCATGGCGGAACTCCAGAAGCTGCTCGGCCCGCGGGCCGTCGGAGAACTCGCGGGAGGGAGGCGCCGGTGA
- a CDS encoding pectate lyase family protein, with protein sequence MSDPSHRRPRTRRTAVLAAASVAVAGALSALPLTMSAHAAPDLAHAVLPARDGWAASGKGTTGGSAAVASRVFTVSTRAELAKALSSGSRTEPRIIRVKGLIDANTDDDGRSLRCEDYAKGTGYSLASYLKAYDPAVRGRSQVPSGAQESARAAAQRKQAARIVFAVPANTTIVGVPGTGAGLTGGSLQVKNVDNVIIRNLAFADVRDCFPQWDPTDGSDGNWNSAYDAVSLRGATHVWADHNTFTDAPRFDSGNPSHFGREYQVHDGSLDITNASDLVTVSYNRFADHDKTMLIGSSDKDSKLRVTLHHNIFRGTVQRAPLARVGQVHLYNNLFDTTTRNGYAFSYSVSSRARAQVVAEYNHWTLPGDGKVSRLLTGDGTGALAGTGNLVNGRDADLVAAYNAENPGRRIRPTVNWRPVLSAGLETSAAALAGSLGRTAGAGVLTASGGPAGSAVPAP encoded by the coding sequence ATGTCCGATCCCTCGCACCGGCGCCCCCGCACCCGCCGTACGGCAGTCCTCGCCGCCGCCTCCGTCGCCGTCGCGGGTGCGCTCAGCGCCCTCCCCCTGACGATGAGTGCGCACGCGGCCCCCGATCTGGCGCACGCCGTACTCCCCGCACGCGACGGGTGGGCGGCGAGCGGCAAGGGCACCACCGGCGGCTCGGCGGCCGTCGCGTCCCGGGTGTTCACCGTCTCCACCCGGGCCGAGCTGGCCAAGGCGCTGAGCAGCGGCTCCAGGACGGAGCCGCGCATCATTCGCGTCAAGGGCCTCATCGATGCAAACACCGACGACGACGGCCGCTCCCTGCGCTGCGAGGACTACGCCAAGGGCACGGGCTATTCGCTCGCCTCCTACCTGAAGGCGTACGACCCGGCCGTCCGGGGACGCTCCCAAGTGCCCTCCGGGGCGCAGGAGTCGGCCCGGGCCGCCGCGCAGAGGAAGCAGGCGGCGCGGATCGTGTTCGCGGTGCCGGCGAACACCACGATCGTCGGCGTGCCCGGGACCGGCGCGGGGCTGACGGGCGGCAGCCTCCAGGTCAAGAACGTGGACAACGTCATCATCCGCAACCTCGCCTTCGCCGACGTCCGCGACTGCTTCCCCCAGTGGGATCCCACGGACGGTTCGGACGGCAACTGGAACTCCGCCTACGACGCGGTCTCCCTGAGGGGGGCCACCCATGTCTGGGCCGACCACAACACGTTCACCGACGCCCCCCGCTTCGACAGCGGCAACCCCAGCCATTTCGGGCGCGAGTACCAGGTCCACGACGGGTCGCTCGACATCACCAACGCCTCCGACCTGGTCACCGTCTCGTACAACCGGTTCGCCGACCACGACAAGACGATGCTCATCGGCAGCAGCGACAAGGACAGCAAGCTGCGGGTCACCCTGCACCACAACATCTTCCGGGGGACCGTCCAGCGCGCGCCGCTGGCCCGCGTCGGACAGGTGCACCTGTACAACAACCTCTTCGACACGACCACGCGCAACGGCTACGCCTTCAGCTACTCCGTCAGCTCCCGGGCGCGGGCCCAGGTGGTGGCCGAGTACAACCACTGGACGCTTCCCGGAGACGGGAAGGTTTCCCGGCTGCTGACCGGCGACGGAACCGGCGCGCTGGCGGGCACCGGGAACCTCGTGAACGGGCGGGACGCCGACCTGGTCGCCGCGTACAACGCCGAGAACCCGGGCAGGCGGATCCGGCCGACGGTCAACTGGCGGCCGGTGCTGTCCGCGGGACTGGAGACCTCCGCGGCCGCACTGGCCGGCTCGCTCGGCCGGACGGCGGGTGCCGGCGTACTGACCGCCTCCGGCGGTCCGGCCGGATCCGCCGTCCCCGCTCCGTGA
- the sepX gene encoding divisome protein SepX/GlpR — protein MSSSGLIYAVIVGAWAAYLVPMWLRRQDELNEARPTERFSTAIRLLSGRAGMERRYAKGLRERGDEQAEPQPHADPDAATETVDSVDADARAFVVPPTRAEPRPATVEREQRAERARREQRLQVLARRRRTTALLFLVFTLGAVVAAVGGLRFLWAPAVPALLLSTYIVHLRVQERRRYEFTMDRRRAEAAARQLRESRPSRREPEAASGGEPDPAPPVSPQEAGRRALVEQTDHAEWVDQQRERERGPARGDSWEPVPVPLPTYVTAPVAPRATGPAAPDSWSATRSSTAEPTEPRLRAQPGPPKPDPKPQATTPHPRGQGRGRTPLFDQYEGEDRPRAANE, from the coding sequence GTGAGCAGCAGCGGCCTCATCTACGCAGTCATTGTCGGGGCCTGGGCCGCCTACTTGGTGCCCATGTGGCTCCGGAGGCAGGACGAGCTGAACGAAGCCCGTCCGACGGAACGCTTCTCCACTGCCATTCGGCTGCTTTCCGGCCGGGCGGGAATGGAGCGCCGTTACGCCAAGGGGCTGCGTGAGCGCGGTGACGAGCAGGCGGAGCCCCAGCCCCACGCGGACCCGGACGCCGCGACGGAAACGGTTGATTCCGTCGACGCCGACGCCCGGGCCTTTGTCGTGCCCCCGACCAGGGCGGAGCCGAGACCGGCCACCGTCGAACGGGAGCAGCGCGCGGAGCGGGCCCGGCGCGAGCAGCGCCTCCAGGTCCTCGCGCGCCGCCGGCGCACCACCGCACTCCTCTTCCTGGTCTTCACCCTCGGCGCCGTCGTCGCCGCGGTGGGCGGCCTGCGCTTCCTGTGGGCCCCGGCCGTCCCCGCCCTCCTGCTGAGCACGTACATCGTGCACCTGCGGGTCCAGGAACGGCGGCGCTACGAGTTCACGATGGACCGGCGGCGCGCCGAGGCGGCCGCGCGGCAGCTGAGGGAGAGCCGTCCGAGCCGTCGTGAGCCCGAGGCCGCGTCCGGCGGCGAACCGGACCCTGCTCCACCGGTGTCCCCGCAGGAAGCCGGACGGCGCGCGCTGGTCGAGCAGACCGACCACGCCGAGTGGGTGGACCAGCAGCGCGAGCGCGAACGCGGCCCCGCCCGCGGTGACAGCTGGGAGCCGGTCCCGGTCCCGCTGCCCACGTACGTGACGGCCCCGGTGGCCCCCCGCGCCACGGGCCCCGCGGCCCCGGACTCCTGGAGCGCGACCCGCTCCAGCACGGCCGAGCCGACGGAACCCCGCCTGCGCGCCCAGCCCGGCCCGCCCAAGCCGGACCCGAAGCCCCAGGCCACCACCCCGCACCCGCGCGGCCAGGGCAGGGGCCGCACGCCGCTGTTCGACCAGTACGAGGGCGAGGACCGCCCCCGCGCTGCGAACGAATGA
- a CDS encoding GNAT family N-acetyltransferase, whose translation MVLADGDVTLRPIKLRDQKAWREVNRRNRDWLRPWEATIPPPAPWGPVIQRPTYRQMVRHLRAEANAGRMLPFVIEYQGRLVGQLTVAGITWGSMCAGHIGYWVDREVAGRGVMPTAVALAVDHCFGKVGLHRIEVCIRPENIPSRRVVEKLGLREEGLRPRYLHIDGAWRDHLVYAVTVEEVPEGLLRRWHRARHSPSPPK comes from the coding sequence GTGGTCCTGGCGGACGGCGATGTCACGCTCCGGCCGATAAAGCTGCGGGACCAGAAGGCCTGGCGCGAGGTCAACCGGCGCAACCGCGACTGGCTCCGGCCGTGGGAGGCGACGATCCCGCCGCCCGCGCCGTGGGGGCCGGTGATCCAGCGGCCCACGTACCGCCAGATGGTCCGCCATCTGCGGGCGGAGGCGAACGCGGGACGGATGCTGCCCTTCGTCATCGAGTACCAGGGCCGGCTGGTGGGCCAGCTGACGGTCGCCGGGATCACCTGGGGCTCGATGTGCGCGGGTCACATCGGCTACTGGGTGGACCGCGAGGTGGCGGGCCGCGGTGTGATGCCGACGGCGGTCGCGCTGGCGGTGGACCACTGCTTCGGAAAGGTCGGCCTGCACCGGATCGAGGTGTGCATCCGGCCCGAGAACATCCCGAGCCGGCGGGTCGTGGAGAAGCTGGGCCTGCGCGAGGAGGGACTGCGGCCGCGTTATCTGCACATCGACGGGGCCTGGCGCGACCACCTCGTCTACGCGGTCACGGTGGAGGAAGTGCCGGAGGGGCTGCTGCGCCGCTGGCACCGGGCACGGCACTCGCCGTCCCCGCCGAAATAG
- a CDS encoding MogA/MoaB family molybdenum cofactor biosynthesis protein → MQPLGRALVVTASNRASQGVYADKGGPLLAEALEKLGFTVDGPQVVPDGDPVEQALREGVAAAYDVILTTGGTGISPTDRTPDATARVLDYEIPGIPQAIRAEGLAKVPTAALSRGLAGVAGRTLIVNLPGSTGGVRDGLAVLSRVLPHAVDQMRGGDHPRPAAPSGSTS, encoded by the coding sequence GTGCAGCCGCTGGGCCGGGCCCTGGTCGTCACGGCCTCGAACCGGGCCTCGCAGGGCGTGTACGCGGACAAGGGCGGCCCGCTGCTGGCCGAGGCGCTGGAGAAGCTCGGCTTCACGGTGGACGGCCCGCAGGTCGTCCCGGACGGCGATCCCGTGGAGCAGGCGCTGCGCGAGGGCGTGGCCGCCGCGTACGACGTCATCCTGACCACCGGCGGCACCGGCATCTCGCCGACCGACCGCACCCCGGACGCCACCGCGCGCGTGCTGGACTACGAGATCCCCGGCATCCCGCAGGCGATCCGAGCCGAAGGCCTGGCGAAGGTGCCCACCGCGGCCCTGTCCCGGGGCCTGGCGGGCGTGGCCGGGCGGACCCTCATCGTCAACCTCCCCGGCTCGACGGGCGGGGTGCGCGACGGTCTCGCCGTCCTGTCCCGCGTCCTGCCGCACGCGGTGGACCAGATGCGGGGCGGCGACCACCCCAGACCGGCGGCACCCTCCGGGAGCACGAGCTGA
- the moaC gene encoding cyclic pyranopterin monophosphate synthase MoaC, whose amino-acid sequence MSTESRLTHIDEAGAARMVDVSGKDVTTRTARASGRVLVAPRVIELLRGEGVPKGDALATARIAGIMGAKKTPDLIPLCHPLAVSGVKVDLRVADDAVEILATVKTTDRTGVEMEALTAVAVAGLTVIDMVKAVDKGAVITDVRVEEKTGGKSGDWARS is encoded by the coding sequence ATGAGTACCGAGAGCAGGCTCACCCACATCGACGAGGCCGGCGCGGCCCGGATGGTCGACGTGTCCGGGAAGGACGTCACCACCCGGACGGCGCGGGCCAGTGGACGCGTGCTCGTCGCCCCGCGGGTGATCGAGCTGCTGCGCGGCGAGGGCGTGCCCAAGGGCGATGCCCTCGCCACCGCGCGGATCGCCGGGATCATGGGGGCGAAGAAGACCCCCGACCTGATCCCGCTGTGCCACCCGCTGGCGGTCTCGGGCGTCAAGGTCGACCTGCGGGTCGCCGACGACGCGGTCGAGATCCTCGCCACCGTCAAGACGACCGACCGCACGGGCGTCGAGATGGAGGCGCTGACCGCCGTCGCGGTCGCCGGCCTCACCGTGATCGACATGGTGAAGGCGGTCGACAAGGGCGCGGTCATCACGGACGTCCGGGTGGAGGAGAAGACCGGCGGCAAGTCCGGCGACTGGGCGCGCTCGTGA